Proteins co-encoded in one Natronorubrum daqingense genomic window:
- a CDS encoding SHOCT domain-containing protein, which translates to MGADSGGRSYSLTEIFAIKFVLADILIIAALLLAGPLYALAITLLFVVSTFLIWYLVKRDESESATEPSNVDGPVSERDPVSKLQERYAAGELSDEEFETKLERLIDANERAENAGIDTEELEFEKAS; encoded by the coding sequence ATGGGCGCTGACAGTGGTGGACGGAGTTACAGTCTCACGGAAATCTTCGCCATCAAGTTCGTCCTCGCGGACATTTTGATCATCGCCGCGTTGTTGTTAGCCGGACCACTGTACGCACTGGCGATCACACTCTTGTTCGTCGTCAGCACCTTTCTCATCTGGTACCTCGTCAAACGCGACGAGTCTGAGTCGGCGACCGAACCGTCGAACGTCGACGGGCCAGTATCTGAACGCGATCCCGTTAGCAAACTTCAGGAGCGATACGCGGCCGGCGAACTCTCCGACGAGGAGTTCGAGACCAAACTCGAGCGCTTGATTGACGCCAACGAGCGGGCCGAAAACGCCGGGATCGACACCGAGGAACTCGAATTCGAAAAGGCGAGCTAG
- a CDS encoding HAD-IIA family hydrolase: MTDYEAAILDVDGTIVRGDELLPNVADGLSALEDADVSRLLFSNNPTRASGHYGEMLAPYGIDIDPEYVLTSATVSAAYLEETHPDETVYLVGSDRLEGTLEATAIELTDDPDAADVVVGSFDTDFSFGTLWESLRALEDDTVPFYGTDPDTTIPIEDGEIPGSGAILAAMESVAGREPDAVLGKPSPIAADAALERLGSAPERTLVVGDRLDTDIELGNRAGMTTVLVETGVSDDDDLESATTEPDYVLESLAEIDAML; this comes from the coding sequence ATGACCGACTACGAGGCGGCGATTCTCGACGTCGACGGAACGATCGTTCGCGGCGACGAGTTGCTCCCGAACGTCGCCGACGGACTCTCCGCGCTCGAGGACGCCGACGTGTCTCGTCTCCTCTTTTCGAACAATCCGACGCGAGCCAGCGGTCACTACGGCGAGATGCTCGCGCCCTACGGAATCGACATCGATCCGGAGTACGTCCTCACCTCAGCGACCGTGTCAGCCGCGTATCTCGAGGAGACGCACCCCGATGAGACCGTCTATCTGGTCGGAAGCGACCGACTCGAGGGGACTCTCGAAGCCACCGCGATCGAGCTGACGGACGACCCCGACGCGGCCGACGTCGTCGTCGGCTCGTTCGACACGGACTTCTCGTTCGGCACGCTCTGGGAGTCGCTCCGGGCGCTCGAGGACGACACCGTTCCGTTCTACGGGACGGACCCGGATACGACGATTCCGATCGAAGACGGCGAGATTCCGGGGTCGGGAGCCATTCTCGCCGCAATGGAGTCCGTCGCGGGCCGCGAACCTGACGCCGTCCTCGGCAAACCATCTCCGATCGCGGCCGACGCAGCACTCGAGCGCCTCGGGTCGGCTCCCGAACGAACGCTCGTGGTCGGCGATCGCCTTGACACCGACATCGAACTGGGCAACCGGGCCGGGATGACGACGGTGCTCGTCGAAACCGGTGTGAGCGACGACGACGACCTCGAGTCGGCGACGACTGAACCGGATTACGTCCTCGAGTCGCTCGCCGAAATCGACGCCATGCTGTAG